TGCGCCAGCCAGCCGCCGCCGGCGGCGACCAGGCCGAGCGCCAGGAAGGGCAGGAAGGGCAGGCCGGGCAGCACCGCGAACAGGCCGGACAGCCCCGCCGCCAGGTAGAGCGGCTTGGGCTGGGCGCCGAGCTGGGCGATGAAGGCCTTGTCGGTCGAGCCGCGCACATTGCCCTTGGAGACCAGCATGCCGGCGCCGACCGAGACGATCAGCCCCGGGATCTGGCTGACGATGCCATCGCCCACCGCCAGCGTCACATAGGTGGTGGCCGCGCCGCTGAGCGGCATGCCGTGCCGCAGCGTGCCGACGACGATGCCGCCCAGGATGTTCACCAGCGTGACGATGATGGCCGCGATGGCGTCGCCGCGGACGAATTTCGACGCGCCATCCATGGCGCCGAAGAAGGAGTTCTCATCCTCCAGCTCCTTGCGGCGGCGCTTGGCCTCGGCATCGTCGATGGTGCCGGCGGCGAGGTCGGCATCGATCGCCATCTGCTTGCCGGGCATGGCGTCGAGGCTGAAGCGCGCCGCCACCTCGGCGATGCGGCCGGCGCCCTTGGTCACCACGATGAAGTTCACGATGATCAGGATGGCGAAGACGATGACGCCGATGATGAAATCGCCGCCCACCACGAAGACGGCGAAGCCGTGGATGACGCTGCCCGCCGCGTCCAGCCCGCGATGGCCATCGGCCAGAATCAGGCGGGTGGTGGCGAGGTTCAGCGCCAGGCGCAACAGCGTCGCCACCAGAAGGACGGTCGGGAACACGGAGAAGTCCAGCGGCCGCTCGATCCAGATGGCGACCATCAGGATCAGCACCGACAGGGTGATGGAGGTGGCGAGGCCGAGATCGACCAGCCATTTCGGCATGGGCAGGACCAGCACCGCCAGCAGCACCACCAGGGCGGCGGCGAAGGCGAGGTCCTGATGGCCGAGGCCCAGGCGCAGGCGGCGCAGCAGCTCCATTGGCTAGAGCCCCACGATGAGCTGCGCGATCTCTTCCGTGTAGGAGCGCAGCGCGGCAAAGCCGAAGGGCAGGGAGAGCATGGTCGCGACCAGCGTCACCACGATCTTGGGCACATAGGAGAGGGTCATCTCCTGGATCTGCGTCAGCGCCTGCAGCACCGAGATGGCGACGCCGGTGATCAGCGCCGCCAGCAGCGGCGGCCCCGCCACCATCATGGTGGCGTAGAAGCCGCCGCGCAGGATCTCGATGACGTCACCCTCTTGCATCGCGTCAGTTCTCCGGCGCGGAATGTCGGGGGGTCAGACGGCCATGCGCAGCACGTCCATATAGGCGGTGACCACCTTGTCGCGCAGCTGCGTCATGGTCTGCACGGTCAGCTCGGCATTGGCGGCGGCCTGCACCACCTCCTGCACATCGGCGGTGCCGGCGACGCCGCGGGCGCTGGTCAGCTCCGCCTGGCGCAGCGTCTGCAGCGAGGCGCGGGCGGCATCCCCCACCATGGTGGAGAAATCCCCGGCCGGGCTCGCCGTCGCGCCATAGGCGCGGATGGCGGCGGAGACGGGCGGGATGGCGGCGAGCTGGCTGGGCATGGGTTCAGGACCTCAGGATGTCGAGCGTCTTGCCGTAGAGCGCGCGGGCCTGCTGCAGCACGGCCATCGAGGCCTCGTAGCTGCGGCCGGCGGCGCGCAGATCGGCCTGCTCGATCAGCATGTCGACATTGGGCAGCTTGACGTAGCCACGCTCGTCGGCCGCCGGGTGGGAGGGGTCGTATTGCGTGCGGAAATCGCGCTGGTCGTTGCGGATGCTGTCGAAGCGCACCAGCTGCGCGCCGGTCGCGCGGTCCACCGCGCGGTCGAAGGTGATCAGCTTGCGGCGATAGGCGTCGCCGCCCGGCACCGCCGCCGTGGAGCTGGCATTGGCGATGTTCTCGGCCGAGACGCGCATGCGCGTGGCCTGGGTGTTCATGCCGGAGGCGGCGGTGGCCATCGCCTGGGTCAGCGGCCCGGCGCCGGTGATGGGACCGACACGGATCATCAGCGGCCACCCACCGCGGTGCGCAGCAGCGCGGTGCCGCGCCGGTAGACCGTGGTCGTCAGGTCATAGGCCTTCAGCACATCGGCCTGCTTCACCATCTGCTCCTCCAGATTGACCGAATTGCCGTCCGGATCCTCGCTGTAGGATTGCGCGCGGTCGGCGGCGATGGTGACGCCATTGCGCGACAGGCCGAGATGGCCGGGCCGCGTCGCCGCCAGATGCAGCATCGGCAGGCCGCCCTGGCCGCGCAGCAGCGCGCTGTCGAACTGGAAGGGCTTCACGTCGCGCGCCCGGTAGAGCGGCGTGTCGGCATGGGCGATGTTCTGCGCCAGCACATTCTGCCGCTCCGCCAGGTGGCGCATGCGCGCGCCCGAGATGCGGAAGACGTCGATGCCGTCAAGCATGGTTCAGGCACCCCTCCTGGCTGCGGGCCCAGCCATAGCGCGGCCGGGCGGCTCCTGTCGAGATTTTTCGCATGGGCGTTCACCGCCAGGCATCGGCCTCGCGGTAGCGGCGCTGGATCGGGTAGTGCGGCACCGCCTGCCGCTCGGCCCGGCGGGCGATGTAGAAGACATTGGTCTCCTCGCCATGGCCCATGCGGAAGCGCTCGAAGGCCGGCGCCTCCACCACCTCGCGCGCATGCCAGCGATTGAGCTTCAGCAGCGTCGTCTCGAAGCCATTCGCCTCATGGAACTCGACCAGGGCGGTCGGATTGACGTTCCAGAAACCATGGTTGAAGGCGTTGAGGGGCAGGCTGTGCAGCACATAGCCGCCGAGCGCCACCATCGCGGCGCAATTGCCGAAGGCCTGGGCGATGTCGAAGACATGCTCCAGCGTGCCGCCATCGACCAGCAGCGCATAGCGCTCGGCGAAGCCCGGCGGCAGCGGCCGGTTCAGGTCCAGGATGGTCTCCTGCCCGGTATAATCCTGGAAATCGAGATATTCGACGGCGAGCGGGCGCGGCGACAGCGCCGCCAGCAGGCTCTCCACCGTGGGCACCAGGCAGTCCGGCGCGGCGCCGTGCAGGCTGCGCAGCCGTTCCGCATTGGGCCGCATGCAAAGCCGCGGCAGCGCCGCCTCGCCCAGCACGGCGGCCAGGTCCTGCGGCGCATAGACCAGGTCGGGATAGCCCAGGAAGCCGATCCGCGCCGGCAGGCCGGGCAGCGTCGCCAGATGGGCGGTGAGCTGGGCGAGCGCCTGGAGGAAGGGCAGGGACATCGGAACCTCGCGCGGACGGGGATGCGCAGTATCGTTGCTCCATGATGATTTTTCGCATAACCTGGCGCTCCGTCCCCTTCGGAGCCGCGCATGACCGATCCCTTCCTGCTGGCGACACCGCTCGGCGACACCGCGGCGCAGCTCGCCCGGCTGCCGCGCCGGCAGCGCTATGGCACGCTGGCGGCGGTGCGCGGCGCGGCGCTCTCGGTCACCGGGCTCGGGGAGGGGGTGGCGATCGGCGACCGGATGCGGGTGCAGCGGCATGGAAGGCCGCCGGTGCATGGGGAGTTCGTCGCCTTCTCCCCCGACAGCGCCATCGCCGTGCCGGAGGGCGGGACGGAGGGGCTGGGCCCCGGCGCCCGGCTCTGGCTGGAGGAGCCGCTCTGCCTCTACCCCTCCGATGCCTGGCTGGGGCGGGTGGTGGACAGCCTCGGCCGGCCGATGGATGGGCGCGGCGCGCTGCCGCAGGGGCGGCGCGGGGTGCGGCTGCGCCAGCCGCCGCCGGCCGCGCTCAGCCGCAAGCTGATCGGCGCGCGGATGGAGACGGGCTTGCGCGCGCTCGACATCTTCACCCCGATCTGCCGCGGCCAGCGCCTGGGCATCTTCGCCGCCTCCGGCGTGGGCAAAATCGACGCTGATCGGCATGCTGGCGCGCTTCGTCGCCGCCGATGTCATCGTGCTCGGCCTGGTGGGCGAGCGCGGGCGCGAGGTGCGGGAGTTCCTCGACCATGTGCTGGGGGAGGCGGGGCGGCAGCGCTCGGTCGTGGTCGTCTCCACCTCGGACGAGCCGGCGCTGGCACGGCGCCGCGCGGCGCAGGCCTCGCTGGCCATCGCCGAGCATTTCCGCGCCGAGGGCCGCCAGGTCTTCCTGCTGCTCGATTCGATCACCCGGCTCGCGCATGCGCAGCGCGAGATCGGGCTGGCCGCCGGCGAGCCGGCGACTGCGCGCTCCTACACGCCCTCCGTCTTCACCGAACTGCCGGCGCTGCTGGAGCGCGCCGGGCCGGGGCCGGAGGGGGAGGGCGACATCACCGCCATCTTCACCGTCCTGGTCGATGGCGACGATCATGACGAGCCGATCTCGGATGCGGTGCGCGGCATCCTGGACGGGCATATCGTGCTCGACCGCCGCATCGGCGAGCGCGGGCGCTGGCCCGCCATCGATGTGCTGCGCTCGGTCAGCCGCGCCCTGCCGCGCTGCCATTCGGCCGAGGAGAACGCGCTGCTGGCCGAGGCCAGGCGCCTGATGGCAACCCATGCCGACATGGCGGAGATGATCCGCCTCGGCGCCTATCGCGCCGGCAGCGATGCCGGGGTGGATGCCGCCATCGCCCACCAGCCGGGGCTGGAGGCGCTGCTGGCCCAGGGGGTGGATGAGCGCAGCCCGACGGAGGAGGCCTTCGCCCGGCTGCGCGCCGGCCTTGGCCATGGCGCGTGATCCTGGCGGAAAGTGCGACGCATCTGCGGGTGCGCGCCGATCGCGAGGCCTTCCGCCGGCTCGAAGCCGCCGGGATTTTCTTCGGTGCCGAGCGCGGGTGCTATCCGCCGGATGGCACGGTGATCGGCGTGCCGATCGCGCCCAGCAGCGAGCCCTTCACCGGCTATTACGGCAGCCGCTGGATCGGCGGTTTCGGCTTCGCCAGCTATTCCCATTCGCCGGTCAGCGCGCCCTTTCCGGTCGGGCGCTACTGCTCGATCGCCGCCGGGCTGCGGGTGATGAATGGCGACCATCCGCTGGAGCGCTTCACCACCCACACCCTGACCTATCTGCGGGGGCTCGCGGCGCAGCAGGCGGCGGCCGAGGCGCTGGGCGGCGCGGCCACCCCGATGCCGCACGCGCAGAAGCCGCATCCCGTGATCGAGGATGATGTCTGGATCGGGCAGGATGTCATCCTGGCGCGCGGCATCACGCTCGGCACCGGCTGTGTCATCGCCGCCGGCGCGGTGGTGACGCGCGACGTGCCGCCCTATGCCGTGGTGGGCGGGGTGCCGGCGCGGCGCATCCGCGACCGCTTCCCGCCGGCGCTGGCGGAAGCGATGCTGCGGCTGCGCTGGTGGCGCTTCGCCTGGCCGCATTTTTCCGATCTGGCGTCGCTGCCGGCGGCCGAATTCCTCAAGCGGCTGGAAGCGCGCGAGGCCGAGGGGGCGATCCGCCCCTACGCCCCGCCGCGCGTCGATGCCGCCGGCATCCTGCGAGGGCTCGCCGCCGAGCGCGGCGCGCTGGATGAGGCGCTGCGCGATATCGGGCCGATGCCGGCATGAGCGAGGCCCTGGCCGGGGACGCCGCCTGGACGGCGCTGGAAGCGACGCTGCGCGCGGCGCCCGGGGCGATGGAGGATGCCGCGCTGGGCGATGCGCTGCTGGCGGCGCTGTTCGGCAGCGGCCGGCCGGTGCTGGCGCTGGAGCCGCTCGCCGCCATGCTGCGGCTGCGCGAGCCGCAGGGGCCCCTGCGGCATGCGGGCTGGGCGCAGGTGGCCGCGCATCTGGCGGCGCAGCTGCCCGGGCTGCTGGCACGGGGCGAGCATGTCACGCTGCTCGGCGCCATCGCCGCCATCGGGCTGGCGGAGGGGCGGGGGGCGGCGCTGCGCCGCCTCTTCGCCCTGGTGCTGGAGCGGCCGGTGGAGGATGGGCTGGAGGGCTCGCTGCACCGGCGGATGTGGCGCTGCGGGC
This region of Pseudoroseomonas cervicalis genomic DNA includes:
- a CDS encoding flagellar biosynthetic protein FliQ; the protein is MQEGDVIEILRGGFYATMMVAGPPLLAALITGVAISVLQALTQIQEMTLSYVPKIVVTLVATMLSLPFGFAALRSYTEEIAQLIVGL
- a CDS encoding flagellar hook-basal body complex protein FliE, whose amino-acid sequence is MPSQLAAIPPVSAAIRAYGATASPAGDFSTMVGDAARASLQTLRQAELTSARGVAGTADVQEVVQAAANAELTVQTMTQLRDKVVTAYMDVLRMAV
- the flgC gene encoding flagellar basal body rod protein FlgC encodes the protein MIRVGPITGAGPLTQAMATAASGMNTQATRMRVSAENIANASSTAAVPGGDAYRRKLITFDRAVDRATGAQLVRFDSIRNDQRDFRTQYDPSHPAADERGYVKLPNVDMLIEQADLRAAGRSYEASMAVLQQARALYGKTLDILRS
- a CDS encoding flagellar biosynthesis protein FlgG, coding for MLDGIDVFRISGARMRHLAERQNVLAQNIAHADTPLYRARDVKPFQFDSALLRGQGGLPMLHLAATRPGHLGLSRNGVTIAADRAQSYSEDPDGNSVNLEEQMVKQADVLKAYDLTTTVYRRGTALLRTAVGGR
- a CDS encoding CatB-related O-acetyltransferase; the protein is MILAESATHLRVRADREAFRRLEAAGIFFGAERGCYPPDGTVIGVPIAPSSEPFTGYYGSRWIGGFGFASYSHSPVSAPFPVGRYCSIAAGLRVMNGDHPLERFTTHTLTYLRGLAAQQAAAEALGGAATPMPHAQKPHPVIEDDVWIGQDVILARGITLGTGCVIAAGAVVTRDVPPYAVVGGVPARRIRDRFPPALAEAMLRLRWWRFAWPHFSDLASLPAAEFLKRLEAREAEGAIRPYAPPRVDAAGILRGLAAERGALDEALRDIGPMPA